One stretch of Methyloversatilis sp. RAC08 DNA includes these proteins:
- a CDS encoding quinone oxidoreductase family protein: MTDFAVRMHRTGGPEVLQYEAVEPCDPASGEARVRQHAIGVNFIDIYYRSGLYPMPLPGGLGLEAAGVVEAVGAGVTGIAPGDRVAYAGGPPGAYASVRNLPADRLVRLPDAIDFDTAAALMLKGLTAQYLLRRTCRIEPGDSVLLHAAAGGVGLIASQWAQALGATVIGTVSTLAKAELARAHGCAHVLTDVAPADLPAQVRALTGGKGVRVVYDGIGRDTFMASLDCLAPLGMMVSFGNASGPVAAFEPAMLAQKGSLFLTRPTLFHYVAQRADLLAAADELFARVADGTVRVAIGQRHALKDCARAHEALAARLTTGSLLLTPD, encoded by the coding sequence ATGACTGATTTCGCTGTACGCATGCACCGTACCGGTGGCCCCGAGGTGTTGCAGTACGAGGCGGTCGAGCCGTGCGACCCCGCGTCAGGCGAGGCGCGGGTGCGCCAGCACGCCATCGGCGTCAATTTCATCGACATCTACTATCGCTCCGGGCTCTACCCGATGCCGCTGCCCGGCGGGCTGGGTCTGGAGGCTGCGGGCGTGGTCGAGGCGGTCGGTGCTGGCGTCACCGGCATCGCACCCGGCGACCGCGTGGCCTATGCCGGCGGGCCGCCCGGTGCCTACGCCTCGGTGCGCAACCTGCCGGCCGACCGTCTGGTGCGGCTGCCCGATGCGATCGATTTCGACACCGCCGCTGCCTTGATGCTCAAGGGGCTGACTGCTCAGTATCTGCTGCGTCGGACCTGCCGCATCGAACCGGGTGACAGCGTACTGCTGCACGCCGCGGCCGGTGGCGTCGGTCTGATTGCCAGCCAGTGGGCGCAGGCGCTCGGCGCGACGGTCATCGGCACGGTCAGTACGCTGGCCAAGGCCGAACTGGCCCGTGCCCACGGTTGCGCTCACGTGCTGACCGATGTGGCACCGGCCGACCTGCCGGCGCAGGTTCGGGCGCTGACGGGCGGCAAGGGCGTTCGCGTGGTGTATGACGGCATCGGCCGCGACACTTTCATGGCTTCGCTGGACTGCCTCGCCCCGCTCGGCATGATGGTCAGCTTCGGCAACGCGTCGGGTCCGGTCGCCGCTTTCGAACCGGCCATGCTGGCGCAGAAGGGTTCGTTGTTCCTGACCCGCCCGACCTTGTTCCATTACGTCGCGCAGCGCGCCGACCTGCTGGCCGCTGCGGACGAATTGTTCGCCCGGGTGGCCGACGGCACCGTGCGTGTCGCCATCGGGCAGCGTCATGCGTTGAAGGACTGCGCACGCGCGCATGAAGCGCTCGCTGCACGGCTTACCACCGGTTCCCTTTTGCTCACGCCGGATTGA
- a CDS encoding SDR family NAD(P)-dependent oxidoreductase — protein sequence MGSKVCAIVGMGTGVGAAVARRFGAEGYCVAMISRNAGKLERYEHELAARGVTAQGFVADAGSDESIVCAIESMRHAMPPPEVLVFNAAVPRESAPSVLDPEALAADLRIGVLGALIAARAVLPAMRAAGQGSILFTGGGLAMEPVAAAASLSVQKAALRNLVFSLHQELSPAGVHAAIVTIAGVLREGSLLDSARVADAFWTLHSQPGGQFAREIVLS from the coding sequence ATGGGATCCAAGGTGTGCGCCATTGTCGGCATGGGAACCGGGGTCGGTGCCGCGGTGGCGCGGCGCTTCGGCGCCGAAGGCTATTGCGTGGCGATGATTTCGCGCAATGCCGGCAAGCTCGAGCGCTATGAACACGAACTGGCCGCGCGCGGGGTGACCGCGCAGGGCTTCGTGGCCGACGCAGGCAGCGACGAATCCATCGTGTGCGCCATCGAAAGCATGCGCCACGCGATGCCGCCGCCCGAGGTGCTGGTGTTCAACGCCGCGGTGCCGCGCGAAAGCGCGCCCTCGGTGCTCGACCCGGAAGCGCTTGCGGCGGATCTGCGCATCGGCGTGCTGGGCGCGCTGATCGCGGCGCGCGCCGTGCTGCCGGCGATGCGTGCTGCCGGCCAGGGCAGCATCCTGTTCACCGGCGGCGGACTGGCGATGGAACCGGTCGCCGCGGCTGCCTCGCTGTCAGTGCAGAAGGCGGCGTTGCGCAATCTGGTGTTCAGCCTGCATCAGGAGCTTTCGCCGGCCGGCGTGCATGCCGCCATCGTCACGATTGCCGGTGTGCTGCGCGAAGGCAGCCTGCTCGATTCGGCCCGCGTGGCCGACGCGTTCTGGACCCTGCATTCACAGCCCGGCGGCCAGTTCGCGCGGGAAATCGTACTTTCCTGA
- a CDS encoding ParA family protein, with translation MYSVLVANPKGGAGKSTLATNVAAHYATQGARVMLGDIDRQQSARHWLALRSPLLSPISGWDIEPDLPARPPRGTTHVVIDTPAGLRGKRLETMLRSVDRILVPVQPSIFDILATGEFLNELAQHKRISSARVRIGIVGMRVDTRTRAAQELERFCAGLDLPVLGYLRNSQLYVQTAAHGMSIFDLSRSRAQTDREQWQPIIDWLDSP, from the coding sequence ATGTATAGCGTACTGGTTGCGAACCCCAAGGGCGGTGCCGGCAAGAGCACGCTGGCGACCAACGTCGCGGCGCATTACGCCACCCAGGGTGCTCGTGTCATGCTGGGCGACATCGACCGCCAGCAGTCGGCGCGCCACTGGCTGGCCCTGCGATCGCCACTGCTGTCGCCCATTTCCGGCTGGGACATCGAACCTGACCTGCCGGCCCGCCCGCCGCGCGGTACCACCCATGTGGTCATCGACACACCGGCCGGCCTGCGCGGCAAGCGGCTCGAAACCATGCTGCGCAGCGTCGACCGCATCCTGGTGCCGGTGCAGCCGTCTATCTTCGATATTCTCGCCACCGGCGAATTCCTGAACGAGCTGGCGCAGCACAAGCGCATCAGTTCGGCGCGGGTGCGCATCGGCATCGTCGGCATGCGGGTCGACACGCGCACCCGTGCGGCGCAGGAGCTCGAGCGTTTCTGCGCCGGGCTCGATCTGCCGGTGCTGGGCTATCTGCGCAATTCCCAGCTGTACGTGCAGACCGCTGCGCACGGCATGAGCATTTTCGACCTGTCGCGCTCGCGCGCGCAGACCGACCGCGAACAGTGGCAACCCATCATCGACTGGCTGGATTCCCCATGA